In Temnothorax longispinosus isolate EJ_2023e unplaced genomic scaffold, Tlon_JGU_v1 HiC_scaffold_71, whole genome shotgun sequence, the following are encoded in one genomic region:
- the LOC139824953 gene encoding uncharacterized protein — MRHELVNTVAPKIKDRKPLHTLQPAATDKDTLVGANRTLRSCKSKEAKTKQDVTNTGEKDTLKCTKVTKKNKAVQTTREKIQIEVEDLTSDNPSENYWQIMAEKRQTALVDALEENKKLVQQIEKLGEENHVYKEMLDEMRTLVEVLQEQIEDDRSDIEDEDDRNDINNSLDDSAL, encoded by the exons ATCAAGGACAGGAAACCTTTGCACACACTGCAGCCAGCAGCCACCGATAAAGACACTTTGGTTGGTGCTAACAGGACTCTCAGATCTTGCAAATCGAAAGAGGCAAAAACGAAACA GGATGTAACAAATACAGGGGAAAAAGATACTTTAAAATGCACAAAAGTAACTAAGAAGAATAAGGCTGTCCAAACTACACGAGAGAAGATACAAATTGAAGTAGAAGATTTAACATCAG ACAATCCTAGTGAGAACTATTGGCAAATAATGGCTGAAAAAAGACAAACGGCACTTGTGGATGCcttagaagaaaataaaaagctcGTACAACAGATTGAAAAATTAGGAGAGGAAAATCATGTTTACAAGGAAATGTTGGATGAGATGAGAACACTTGTTGAAGTACTACAG GAGCAAATTGAAGACGATAGAAGCGATATTGAAGATGAAGACGATagaaacgatataaataattcgttaGATGACAGTGCTCTTTGA